A single region of the Austwickia chelonae genome encodes:
- the tkt gene encoding transketolase: MSQLRPFAHRDQSLTAPVAESVGWSDLDVRAVDTARLLAADAVQKVGNGHPGTAMSLAPVAYLLYQNVMKLDPSDAMWLGRDRFVLSNGHSSLTQYVQLYLAGIGLELDDLKALRTWKSRTPGHPEVHHTTGVEITTGPLGSGLASAVGMAMAQRRQRGIFDPEAPAGESPFDHHVYVIAGDGCLQEGVASEACSLAGHQQLGNLTLVYDSNYISIEDQTDISFSEDVAARFASYGWDVRHVDWRQDSTGDVYVEDIDALHAAIDEGRQVTDKPTIVVLDTIIAWPAPTLQDTGKSHGAALGAEEIQATKKLLGFDPEADFAVDDAVIAHTRGGLAERARAERAQWDARFESWRAANPERAALLDRVLAHETPVGFDEAFPVFPADAKGVATRAASGKILSALADVMPELWGGSADLAESNNTTMEGQPSFIPAEHQTRAWKGGPYGRTLHFGIRENAMGMILNGIALEGLTRPYGGTFLTFSDFMRPAVRLAALQKMPAVFVWTHDSVGLGEDGPTHQPIEHIPSLRLIPNLEVVRPADANETAVAWRTILRSWENPKAILLTRQAVPTVDRERYASAEGVAKGAYVLADSEGEAEVVLMATGSEVQLALAAYETLSAEGVRARVVSMPCWEWFAAQSAEYRESVLPSQIRARVAVEAAHSGQWREFVGDAGVIVSIDHFGESASGAKLFEEYGFTAERVVAAAKETLSAVEGTR, translated from the coding sequence GTGTCCCAGCTACGCCCCTTCGCTCATCGTGACCAGTCTCTTACCGCCCCGGTGGCGGAGTCGGTCGGGTGGAGTGATCTCGATGTCCGGGCCGTGGACACCGCGCGCCTCTTGGCTGCTGACGCGGTGCAGAAGGTCGGTAACGGTCACCCTGGTACTGCGATGAGTCTGGCGCCGGTGGCCTACCTGCTGTATCAGAACGTGATGAAGCTCGATCCGTCCGATGCGATGTGGCTGGGCAGGGACCGGTTCGTGCTGTCCAACGGGCATTCCAGTCTCACGCAGTACGTACAGCTGTACCTGGCCGGTATTGGCTTGGAGCTCGATGATCTGAAGGCTCTGCGCACCTGGAAGAGCAGGACTCCTGGTCACCCCGAGGTACATCACACCACTGGTGTGGAGATCACGACGGGCCCCTTGGGCTCGGGGCTGGCCAGTGCGGTGGGGATGGCGATGGCGCAGCGTCGCCAGCGTGGGATTTTCGACCCTGAGGCTCCTGCCGGGGAGAGCCCCTTCGATCACCACGTCTATGTCATCGCCGGTGACGGGTGTCTTCAGGAGGGGGTCGCGTCCGAGGCCTGCTCGTTGGCCGGTCACCAGCAGTTGGGCAATCTGACTCTGGTCTACGACTCGAACTACATCTCCATCGAGGATCAGACCGACATTTCCTTCAGTGAGGATGTCGCTGCCCGGTTCGCGTCCTACGGGTGGGATGTGCGCCACGTCGACTGGCGTCAGGACTCCACTGGTGACGTCTACGTCGAGGACATCGACGCCTTGCATGCTGCTATCGACGAGGGCCGACAGGTCACCGATAAACCGACCATCGTCGTCCTCGACACGATCATCGCCTGGCCTGCACCGACGCTGCAGGACACCGGTAAGTCGCACGGCGCCGCGCTGGGTGCGGAGGAGATCCAGGCCACGAAGAAGTTGCTCGGTTTCGACCCTGAGGCAGATTTCGCGGTCGACGATGCGGTCATCGCGCACACCCGTGGTGGTCTGGCCGAGCGGGCTCGGGCCGAACGCGCTCAGTGGGATGCGCGTTTCGAGTCCTGGAGGGCTGCGAACCCGGAGCGTGCGGCACTGCTCGACCGGGTCCTGGCTCACGAGACACCTGTAGGTTTCGACGAGGCGTTCCCGGTCTTCCCTGCAGATGCCAAGGGTGTCGCGACTCGGGCTGCGTCGGGCAAGATCCTGTCGGCCCTGGCCGATGTCATGCCGGAGTTGTGGGGTGGGTCCGCTGACCTGGCCGAATCGAACAACACGACGATGGAAGGTCAGCCCAGCTTCATCCCTGCCGAGCACCAGACTCGCGCGTGGAAGGGCGGACCGTACGGCCGCACTTTGCACTTCGGGATCCGTGAGAACGCCATGGGCATGATCCTCAACGGGATTGCACTGGAGGGGCTGACCCGTCCGTACGGTGGCACCTTCTTGACCTTCTCCGACTTCATGCGGCCTGCAGTGCGCCTGGCTGCCCTGCAGAAGATGCCCGCGGTCTTCGTGTGGACGCACGACTCGGTCGGTCTGGGTGAGGACGGTCCCACTCACCAGCCGATCGAGCACATCCCGAGCCTGCGGCTCATCCCGAACCTGGAAGTCGTGCGGCCGGCTGATGCCAATGAGACGGCGGTGGCATGGCGGACGATCCTGCGTAGCTGGGAGAACCCGAAAGCGATCCTGTTGACCCGTCAAGCAGTGCCCACCGTCGATCGGGAGCGTTATGCCTCCGCGGAGGGCGTCGCCAAGGGGGCGTACGTCCTGGCTGACTCCGAGGGTGAAGCGGAGGTCGTCCTGATGGCCACCGGTTCGGAAGTACAGCTGGCGCTGGCCGCTTACGAGACCTTGTCCGCTGAGGGGGTGCGAGCCCGGGTCGTCTCGATGCCCTGCTGGGAGTGGTTCGCTGCTCAGAGCGCGGAATACCGTGAGTCGGTCTTGCCTTCGCAGATCCGGGCCCGGGTCGCCGTGGAGGCAGCGCACTCCGGTCAGTGGCGGGAGTTCGTCGGTGACGCCGGTGTCATCGTGAGCATCGACCACTTCGGAGAATCCGCTTCAGGTGCAAAACTGTTCGAAGAGTACGGGTTCACGGCGGAGCGCGTCGTCGCTGCCGCCAAGGAGACCTTGTCCGCGGTGGAAGGGACCAGATGA
- a CDS encoding COX15/CtaA family protein, which yields MTPVSPDAPSTRQVDPFRLRAALIANLVLQGTIIVSGGLVRLTGSGLGCPTWPQCTPGSFTPVAKQAQGWHVYVEFGNRLMTFVLTAAAVWVVMAAWRRHRAVDSAQTRSFRKWAWIPLAGVLGQAVVGGIIVLTKLDPRTVSPHFLLSIALVAYSAWLLAHHDNGGHPSTAAASPLIRRLTTTVALAFAVVVTLGTAVTGSGPHSGDSVENVRFGFDPLLTSRVHALSVWIFTGGVLALVLLSRRETGCPDGVRAQSTRWWSFTLLLVIVEGAIGYLQYFTGLPIALVAIHMGLSALLTAVVTFAMMAGRSPAVPDQPRGTLEHPRAHSA from the coding sequence ATGACGCCCGTGAGCCCCGATGCACCCTCTACCCGGCAGGTCGACCCCTTTCGCCTGCGGGCGGCACTGATCGCCAATCTCGTCCTGCAAGGCACGATCATCGTCTCCGGGGGTCTGGTCCGGCTGACCGGATCAGGACTGGGCTGCCCGACATGGCCCCAGTGCACTCCCGGTTCGTTCACCCCGGTGGCCAAGCAGGCCCAGGGGTGGCATGTCTACGTCGAATTCGGCAACCGGTTGATGACCTTCGTCCTGACTGCAGCTGCGGTCTGGGTGGTGATGGCTGCCTGGCGCCGGCACCGGGCCGTGGACAGCGCGCAGACGCGGAGCTTCAGGAAATGGGCTTGGATCCCCCTGGCCGGAGTCCTCGGTCAGGCCGTCGTCGGTGGAATCATCGTGCTCACCAAACTCGACCCCCGGACGGTCTCGCCCCATTTCCTCCTGTCGATCGCCTTGGTCGCTTATTCCGCGTGGCTGCTCGCCCACCACGACAACGGGGGCCACCCCAGCACTGCAGCCGCCAGCCCGCTGATTCGTCGACTGACGACGACTGTGGCCTTGGCTTTCGCGGTCGTGGTGACCCTGGGCACCGCAGTCACCGGATCCGGGCCCCACTCCGGGGACTCGGTCGAGAACGTCCGTTTCGGATTCGACCCTCTGCTGACTTCTCGTGTGCACGCCCTGTCGGTGTGGATCTTCACCGGCGGGGTCCTCGCACTGGTCCTGCTTTCTCGCCGTGAAACCGGGTGTCCCGACGGAGTCCGGGCTCAATCGACACGCTGGTGGTCGTTCACCCTGCTGTTGGTCATCGTCGAAGGTGCCATCGGCTATCTGCAGTACTTCACCGGACTTCCCATCGCCCTGGTCGCGATCCACATGGGCCTGTCGGCCCTCCTGACCGCCGTGGTGACCTTCGCCATGATGGCAGGGCGCTCCCCCGCCGTACCGGATCAGCCCCGCGGAACCCTTGAACACCCGCGAGCGCATTCGGCCTGA
- a CDS encoding RNA polymerase-binding protein RbpA codes for MTGASAIRGSRVGAGPMGESERGEAAPRVEITYWCANGHETRLSFSSEAGSNTPTTWDCPRCGFPAGTDRESPPDALHHAPYKTHLAYVKERRTDADGAAILEEALAALRKRTAGQ; via the coding sequence ATGACCGGTGCGAGTGCGATCCGAGGCAGCAGAGTCGGCGCAGGACCTATGGGGGAGAGCGAAAGGGGAGAAGCCGCACCCCGGGTGGAGATCACCTACTGGTGCGCCAATGGGCACGAGACCCGGCTGAGTTTCTCCTCCGAAGCAGGCAGTAATACGCCGACGACCTGGGATTGCCCTCGATGCGGCTTCCCCGCAGGTACAGATCGGGAATCTCCTCCCGACGCGCTGCATCATGCGCCGTACAAGACCCATCTGGCCTACGTGAAAGAACGACGTACCGACGCCGACGGGGCAGCCATCCTCGAAGAAGCACTCGCTGCGCTGCGTAAACGTACGGCCGGTCAGTGA
- a CDS encoding glucose-6-phosphate dehydrogenase assembly protein OpcA, whose protein sequence is MIVDLPGTTVGALASRLQGLREDTGAMALSRVLTLVIVVDDEHAEDTLQVATQATHQHPSRIVCVVNSTRRGKNRIDGQIRVGGDAGASEIVVLRLFGEVNSHAESVVLPFLLPDSPVVAWWPQNAPKNPAQDPVGALARRRITDAEHSSDPLKTIFSRPRTYAAGDTDLAWTRVTRWRGILAAALEQPPFEAVTHVTVCGGEDSASTDLIAGWLAHRLACTVTRDRAAAGSGLLSVVLERESGSLELIRPDGLVAVLSQPGQPVRRIALARRTDEECLADELARLDPDEVYEETLVKGIPLVKGSSES, encoded by the coding sequence ATGATCGTCGATCTTCCAGGTACCACGGTCGGTGCGCTGGCCTCCAGGCTGCAGGGTCTGCGCGAGGACACCGGCGCCATGGCCCTGAGTCGGGTCCTGACCTTGGTGATCGTCGTCGATGACGAACACGCCGAGGACACTCTGCAGGTCGCGACTCAGGCCACCCATCAACATCCGAGCCGGATCGTCTGCGTGGTCAACAGCACCCGACGAGGCAAGAACCGGATCGATGGTCAGATCAGAGTGGGGGGTGACGCCGGCGCTTCGGAGATCGTTGTCCTGAGGCTTTTCGGTGAAGTGAACAGTCACGCCGAGTCAGTGGTACTGCCTTTCCTGCTGCCGGACTCACCGGTCGTGGCCTGGTGGCCACAGAATGCGCCGAAGAACCCGGCCCAGGACCCGGTCGGGGCCTTGGCCCGTCGCCGGATCACCGACGCGGAGCATTCGTCCGACCCGTTGAAGACGATCTTCTCCCGGCCACGCACCTATGCGGCCGGCGACACCGATCTGGCCTGGACCCGAGTCACCCGGTGGCGGGGAATTCTTGCCGCAGCATTGGAACAGCCGCCTTTCGAAGCCGTGACCCACGTGACTGTCTGCGGCGGGGAGGACTCCGCATCGACAGACCTCATCGCAGGTTGGCTGGCCCATCGTTTGGCCTGCACGGTCACCCGTGATCGCGCCGCTGCTGGAAGCGGCCTTCTGTCGGTCGTTCTGGAACGAGAGAGTGGGTCGCTGGAACTGATCCGTCCAGATGGCCTGGTAGCTGTCCTGTCCCAGCCAGGGCAACCGGTGCGTCGGATCGCCCTAGCACGTCGCACTGATGAGGAATGCCTTGCTGACGAACTCGCCCGTTTGGACCCGGACGAGGTCTACGAGGAGACCTTGGTGAAGGGGATACCCTTGGTCAAGGGTTCTTCGGAGAGCTGA
- the tpiA gene encoding triose-phosphate isomerase — translation MTSRIPLMAGNWKMNLDHLQATHLVQKLDWSLKDAKHDFAKVEVAVCPPFTDLRTVQTLVEGDKLELRYGAQDLSRYTEGAYTGEISGPMLAKLGCTYVIIGHSERREYHGETDELLNAKVKAAYEHGLTPILCCGEGLDIRQAGGQVDHVLAQIEADLQGVAAEQVASIVVAYEPVWAIGTGEVATPEDAQEVCSAIRVKLAELYSQEIADSVRVLYGGSVKSGNVSAIMAKPDVDGALVGGASLQPEEFAAICGFDSSKN, via the coding sequence GTGACGAGCCGTATCCCGCTCATGGCGGGCAACTGGAAGATGAACCTCGACCACCTGCAGGCGACGCACCTGGTGCAGAAGCTGGACTGGTCGCTGAAGGACGCCAAGCACGACTTCGCCAAGGTGGAGGTGGCCGTGTGCCCACCGTTCACCGACCTGCGGACGGTGCAGACGCTGGTGGAGGGCGACAAGCTCGAGCTGCGTTACGGCGCACAGGACCTCTCGCGGTACACCGAAGGCGCCTACACCGGTGAGATCTCCGGCCCGATGCTGGCCAAGCTGGGTTGCACCTACGTGATCATCGGCCACAGCGAGCGCCGCGAGTACCACGGTGAGACCGATGAGCTGCTCAATGCGAAGGTGAAAGCTGCCTACGAGCACGGATTGACCCCGATCCTGTGCTGTGGCGAAGGCCTGGACATCCGTCAAGCCGGAGGACAGGTCGATCACGTTCTTGCTCAGATCGAAGCTGACCTGCAGGGCGTCGCTGCCGAACAGGTCGCCTCGATCGTGGTGGCCTACGAGCCCGTCTGGGCGATCGGCACCGGCGAGGTCGCTACGCCCGAGGACGCCCAGGAAGTGTGCAGCGCCATCCGGGTGAAGCTCGCCGAGCTGTACAGCCAGGAGATCGCGGACAGCGTTCGAGTGCTCTATGGCGGCTCGGTGAAGTCCGGCAATGTCAGTGCGATCATGGCCAAGCCGGATGTCGACGGCGCCCTGGTCGGTGGGGCTTCCCTGCAGCCTGAAGAGTTCGCCGCTATCTGTGGTTTCGACAGCAGCAAGAACTGA
- the tal gene encoding transaldolase, with protein MTQNPRLERLADEGVSIWLDDLNRAMITTGELASLVDEQHVVGVTTNPTIFAGALRDGDAYAPQLAELAGQGVEIDEAVFTITTADVQQACDVLRPVYDRTQGQDGRVSIEVDPRLARDTSGTVEMARRLWSVIDRPNVMIKVPATVEGLPAISTLIAEGIDVNVTLIFSLDRYRAVMNAYLTGLEQAREAGRPLNRIHSVASFFISRVDGEIDPRLKEPESAALRGRAGIANACLAYQAYEETFSTPRWANLADDGALRQRPLWASTGVKDPSYPDTMYVVGLVAPGTVNTMPRATLTAVADHAEVLGDLVTGSYEAAATILDDVERLGISYAEVVEKLEAEGLVKFEDSWAELLASVESGLKEVRD; from the coding sequence ATGACTCAGAACCCACGGCTGGAACGACTCGCCGACGAAGGCGTGTCCATCTGGCTCGACGACCTGAACCGGGCGATGATCACCACGGGTGAGCTGGCCTCACTCGTGGACGAACAGCACGTGGTGGGGGTCACCACGAATCCGACGATCTTCGCCGGGGCGCTCAGGGACGGGGATGCCTATGCTCCCCAGCTCGCTGAACTCGCTGGTCAAGGCGTGGAAATCGACGAAGCGGTCTTCACGATCACGACTGCGGATGTCCAGCAGGCGTGCGACGTGTTGCGCCCGGTGTACGACCGGACACAGGGTCAGGACGGACGGGTGTCGATCGAGGTCGACCCCCGCCTGGCCCGGGACACCTCCGGGACGGTCGAGATGGCCCGCAGACTGTGGTCCGTCATCGACCGGCCGAATGTGATGATCAAGGTTCCGGCGACGGTGGAGGGGCTTCCCGCCATTTCTACCCTCATCGCCGAGGGCATCGATGTGAATGTCACCTTGATCTTCTCGCTGGATCGTTATCGGGCAGTCATGAACGCCTACCTCACGGGCCTCGAGCAGGCCCGTGAGGCGGGTCGCCCGTTGAACCGGATCCATTCGGTGGCGTCCTTCTTCATCAGTCGGGTCGATGGCGAGATCGATCCCCGGTTGAAGGAGCCGGAGTCCGCTGCACTGCGTGGCCGGGCCGGTATCGCCAATGCCTGCCTGGCCTACCAGGCCTACGAGGAGACCTTCAGCACACCTCGATGGGCGAATCTCGCCGACGACGGTGCCCTGCGCCAGCGTCCGTTGTGGGCCTCCACCGGTGTGAAGGACCCGTCCTATCCGGACACGATGTACGTGGTCGGCCTGGTGGCACCAGGAACGGTGAACACGATGCCGCGAGCAACGTTGACCGCGGTGGCCGATCACGCTGAAGTCCTCGGTGACCTGGTCACCGGTTCGTACGAAGCCGCAGCGACCATCCTTGACGATGTGGAAAGGTTGGGGATCTCCTACGCGGAAGTCGTGGAGAAGCTGGAGGCCGAAGGCCTGGTGAAGTTTGAAGATTCCTGGGCTGAGCTGTTGGCATCAGTGGAGTCCGGGCTCAAGGAAGTGCGTGACTGA
- the zwf gene encoding glucose-6-phosphate dehydrogenase, with amino-acid sequence MSPVQIAPGVNPLRDPRDKRLPRIAGPCAMVMFGVTGDLARKKLLPAIYDLANRGLLPPGFSLVGFGRRDWRDEDFAAVVHEAVRAHARTAFREEVWRQLLEGVRFVSGAFDDDEAFDRLSATVKELDEQRGTGGNHAFYLSIPPSYFGPVCQQLQRSGLASSQEEAWRRVIIEKPFGDDLASARTLNEIVENVFPADSVFRIDHYLGKETVQNLLALRFANELFEPIWNSNHIDHVQITMAEDIGIGGRAGYYDGIGAARDVIQNHLLQLLALTAMEEPISFAAHHLRAEKEKVLSAVRLAGPVAEATARGRYGAGWQGGVPVGSYADEQGVDTNSTTETFAALKLVVETRRWAGVPFYLRTGKRLAKRVTEIALVFKRAPHLPFDETDAEELGQNAIVIRVQPDEGVTMRFGAKVPGAQMEVREVSMDFGYGRSFTESSPEAYERLILDVLLGDPPLFPRHEEVELSWQILDPVTKAWALSPDRPQTYPAGQWGPQSAHDMLSRDGRAWRMP; translated from the coding sequence ATGAGCCCTGTTCAGATCGCTCCCGGCGTCAACCCGCTCCGGGATCCGCGGGACAAACGTCTCCCGCGGATCGCCGGGCCGTGCGCGATGGTGATGTTCGGAGTCACCGGTGACCTCGCTCGGAAGAAACTCCTTCCGGCGATCTACGACCTGGCAAATCGGGGGCTGCTGCCGCCGGGGTTCTCCCTGGTGGGTTTCGGCCGCCGGGATTGGCGGGACGAGGACTTCGCCGCTGTCGTGCACGAAGCAGTGCGAGCACATGCTCGTACTGCTTTCCGGGAAGAGGTGTGGCGCCAGCTCCTCGAAGGCGTCCGGTTCGTGTCCGGGGCCTTCGACGACGACGAGGCTTTCGACCGGCTCAGCGCCACGGTGAAAGAACTCGACGAACAACGAGGTACCGGGGGCAATCACGCCTTCTACCTGTCGATCCCCCCGTCCTATTTCGGTCCGGTGTGCCAGCAGTTGCAGCGTTCGGGCTTGGCGTCTTCTCAGGAGGAAGCCTGGCGTCGGGTGATCATCGAAAAACCTTTCGGTGATGACCTCGCCAGTGCCAGAACGCTGAATGAGATCGTCGAGAACGTCTTTCCCGCCGACTCGGTCTTCCGGATCGATCATTACCTCGGGAAGGAAACCGTACAGAACCTGTTGGCGCTGCGTTTCGCCAACGAACTGTTCGAACCAATCTGGAACAGCAACCACATCGACCATGTCCAGATCACCATGGCTGAAGACATCGGTATCGGCGGACGGGCCGGATACTACGACGGGATCGGCGCAGCCCGGGACGTCATCCAGAACCATCTCCTTCAGCTGCTCGCGTTAACCGCGATGGAGGAACCGATCTCCTTCGCTGCACACCATCTGCGCGCCGAGAAGGAGAAAGTGCTCTCCGCCGTCCGTCTCGCCGGTCCGGTGGCAGAGGCCACCGCTCGTGGCCGTTACGGAGCAGGATGGCAAGGGGGTGTCCCGGTCGGGAGCTACGCCGATGAACAGGGCGTCGACACGAATTCGACCACAGAGACCTTCGCCGCTTTGAAACTCGTCGTAGAAACCCGCAGGTGGGCCGGGGTGCCTTTCTACCTGCGGACCGGGAAGCGGCTGGCCAAACGGGTCACCGAGATCGCCCTGGTCTTCAAACGAGCCCCGCACCTGCCGTTCGACGAGACCGATGCCGAAGAACTCGGGCAGAACGCCATCGTCATCCGGGTCCAGCCCGACGAAGGAGTGACCATGCGTTTCGGAGCGAAAGTGCCCGGCGCGCAGATGGAAGTCCGCGAGGTATCCATGGACTTCGGGTACGGACGCTCATTCACCGAGTCCAGCCCGGAAGCCTACGAACGGTTGATCCTCGACGTCCTCCTGGGCGACCCACCACTGTTCCCCCGCCATGAGGAAGTCGAACTGTCCTGGCAGATCCTCGACCCGGTGACCAAGGCCTGGGCTCTCTCCCCTGATCGACCGCAGACCTATCCTGCGGGACAATGGGGCCCGCAGAGCGCCCACGACATGCTGTCCCGTGACGGACGCGCCTGGAGGATGCCATGA
- a CDS encoding heme o synthase: protein MTTLHPRRHSAPTEDHHATGPVPAATFGDYMSLVKPRIIELLLVTTFPVMFLAQRGLPSPWLIAATLIGGTLSAASANILNCYLDRDIDRLMHRTENRPLVTGVISPRRALTLGITVGLSSVAVLGLCVNWLSAWLSLAAIFLYVGFYTALLKRRTSQNIVWGGAAGCMPVLIGWAAVTNSLAWAPVILFLVVFFWTPPHYWPLSMRFKDDYAAAGVPMLPVVAQDLQVARQIVIYSWATVAISLALIPIASMGWIYTLTAATSGVVFLIEAHRLWSRAKNPANDSLASLKPMRLFHYSISYLTILFAAVAIDPLVHLPLPLH from the coding sequence GTGACCACGCTGCACCCTCGCCGCCACAGCGCACCGACCGAGGACCACCACGCCACCGGACCGGTCCCTGCCGCCACTTTCGGCGACTACATGTCACTGGTGAAACCACGAATCATCGAGCTGCTTCTCGTCACCACCTTCCCGGTCATGTTCCTCGCCCAACGAGGCCTCCCTTCCCCCTGGCTGATCGCCGCCACCCTGATCGGCGGAACCCTCTCCGCAGCCAGTGCCAACATCCTCAACTGCTACCTCGACCGAGACATCGACCGGCTGATGCACCGCACCGAGAACCGCCCCCTGGTCACCGGCGTGATCTCCCCCCGGCGCGCCCTCACCCTCGGCATCACCGTCGGCCTGTCCTCCGTGGCCGTACTAGGGCTCTGCGTGAACTGGCTATCGGCCTGGCTGTCCCTCGCAGCCATCTTCCTCTACGTCGGCTTCTACACCGCGCTCCTCAAAAGACGCACCTCCCAGAACATCGTCTGGGGAGGAGCCGCCGGCTGCATGCCCGTCCTCATCGGCTGGGCAGCCGTCACCAACAGCCTCGCCTGGGCACCAGTGATCCTCTTCCTCGTCGTCTTCTTCTGGACACCACCGCACTACTGGCCACTGTCCATGCGCTTCAAAGACGACTACGCCGCTGCAGGCGTCCCCATGCTCCCCGTCGTCGCCCAAGACCTCCAGGTCGCCCGCCAGATCGTCATCTACTCCTGGGCCACCGTCGCCATCTCCCTGGCACTCATCCCCATCGCATCCATGGGCTGGATCTACACCCTGACCGCAGCCACCTCCGGCGTCGTCTTCCTCATCGAGGCCCACCGCCTGTGGTCACGGGCGAAGAACCCCGCCAACGACTCCCTGGCCTCCCTCAAGCCCATGCGGCTCTTCCACTACTCGATCAGCTACCTGACCATCCTCTTCGCCGCCGTAGCCATCGACCCCCTCGTCCACCTGCCCCTCCCGCTGCACTGA
- a CDS encoding phosphoglycerate kinase, translating into MKTTEDLLRQDLHGKRVLVRSDLNVPLDDAKNITDDGRLRASVPTIKALADAGAAVVVVAHLGRPKGAPEAKYSLAPVVDRFSELLDTTVQFATDTVGESAKKVVGGLQDGEIALLENLRFNAGETSKDETERGAFADELAAFADFFVSDGFGVVHRKQASVYDVATRLPHFAGGLVGAEVEVLKRLTQEPRRPYAVVLGGAKVADKLAVIANLMKTADRLVIGGGMAYTFLKAKGYEVGTSLLDPEKVEVCAAYLAEAEAKGVEIVLPVDTVIAPEFSDQVETKVVDSGQIPADWMGLDIGPRSRELFASKIVDCKTVFWNGPMGAFEMAPYSGGTKAVGQALVDATASGALTVVGGGDSAAAVRQLGFTDGQFGHISTGGGASLEYLEGKTLPGIEILES; encoded by the coding sequence ATGAAGACCACGGAGGACCTGCTCCGGCAGGACCTGCACGGCAAGCGCGTGCTCGTCCGCAGTGACCTGAACGTCCCGCTCGACGACGCCAAGAACATCACGGACGACGGGCGCCTGCGCGCTTCCGTCCCGACGATCAAGGCCCTGGCCGATGCTGGTGCTGCTGTCGTCGTCGTCGCGCATCTGGGACGCCCCAAGGGCGCACCTGAAGCAAAGTACTCCCTGGCCCCGGTTGTAGACCGTTTCTCCGAGTTGCTTGACACCACAGTGCAGTTCGCCACCGACACAGTGGGGGAATCCGCGAAGAAGGTTGTCGGCGGACTCCAGGACGGTGAGATCGCGCTCCTGGAGAACCTGCGCTTCAACGCCGGGGAGACCAGCAAGGACGAGACCGAGCGCGGCGCCTTCGCCGACGAGCTCGCAGCCTTCGCCGACTTCTTCGTCTCCGACGGCTTCGGCGTGGTCCACCGCAAGCAGGCCAGCGTCTACGACGTGGCGACCCGGCTGCCCCATTTCGCCGGAGGGCTGGTGGGCGCCGAGGTCGAGGTGCTCAAGCGACTGACCCAGGAGCCCCGGCGCCCCTACGCGGTCGTGCTCGGCGGCGCGAAGGTGGCCGACAAACTGGCCGTCATCGCCAACCTCATGAAGACTGCCGACCGCCTCGTCATCGGTGGCGGCATGGCCTACACCTTCCTCAAGGCCAAGGGATACGAGGTCGGAACTTCGCTGCTGGACCCGGAGAAGGTCGAGGTCTGCGCGGCTTATCTCGCCGAGGCCGAAGCCAAAGGCGTGGAAATCGTGTTGCCGGTCGACACCGTGATCGCTCCGGAGTTCTCCGATCAGGTCGAGACCAAGGTCGTCGACTCCGGCCAGATCCCCGCCGACTGGATGGGTCTGGACATCGGTCCGAGGTCCCGTGAGCTGTTCGCGAGCAAGATCGTCGACTGCAAGACCGTTTTCTGGAACGGACCGATGGGCGCCTTCGAGATGGCTCCTTACTCCGGCGGCACCAAGGCCGTGGGGCAGGCGCTCGTCGATGCGACCGCCTCTGGCGCATTGACCGTGGTCGGCGGCGGCGACTCCGCAGCAGCGGTACGCCAACTGGGCTTCACCGACGGCCAGTTCGGTCACATCTCCACCGGTGGTGGAGCGAGCCTTGAGTACTTGGAGGGGAAGACCCTCCCCGGCATCGAGATCCTGGAGAGCTGA
- the secG gene encoding preprotein translocase subunit SecG: MDVLKIALQVFLVVGCIFLTFLILLHKGKGGGMSDMFGGGFSNTMGGSSVAERNLNRITIAIALMWFVCIVGLGLLERFKG, from the coding sequence GTGGATGTTTTGAAGATCGCGCTCCAGGTCTTCCTGGTGGTGGGTTGCATCTTCCTGACCTTCCTGATCCTCTTGCATAAGGGCAAAGGTGGAGGAATGTCCGACATGTTCGGTGGTGGTTTCTCCAACACCATGGGCGGATCCTCTGTTGCCGAGCGCAACCTGAACCGCATCACCATCGCGATCGCCCTGATGTGGTTCGTCTGCATCGTGGGCCTCGGGCTTCTGGAACGTTTCAAAGGATGA